A window from Dethiosulfovibrio russensis encodes these proteins:
- the arcA gene encoding arginine deiminase — MNPSPLKVSSEIGRLKTVLLHRPGKEVENLTPDLMERLLFDDIPYLEVARQEHDAFAEILTDNGVEVLYLENLAAESLTDVFVRDSFVDDFISEARIPGRGTRESLKDYFLSFEPREMVDRMMAGVRWHEMADTRRLSLADKLSTDDPFAIDPLPNLYFTRDPFATMGSGITLNHMRTDTRNRETLFAKYIFENHPRFAECEIPIWFDRDEHTSLEGGDELILSPKVLAIGISQRTDAASVETLAENIFRDGQTFETILAFNIPKKRAFMHLDTVFTMVDRDKFTIHPEIEGPLQVFSIRKDGDGLKIEEMTATLEEILKSTLKLDDVTLIRCAGGDPVDAPREQWNDGSNTLAIAPGEVVVYSRNYVTNELLRDNGIKTYVMPSSELSRGRGGPRCMSMPLVREEI; from the coding sequence ATGAACCCGTCTCCTTTGAAAGTCTCTTCCGAGATCGGTCGTCTCAAGACGGTACTTCTTCACAGACCGGGTAAAGAGGTGGAAAACCTCACCCCCGATCTTATGGAGCGCCTTCTCTTCGACGACATCCCCTACCTGGAGGTCGCCAGACAGGAACACGATGCCTTCGCCGAGATCCTGACGGACAACGGGGTGGAGGTCCTCTATCTGGAGAACCTGGCCGCCGAGTCCCTGACGGATGTCTTCGTTAGAGACAGTTTCGTCGACGATTTCATCTCCGAGGCGAGAATTCCCGGCCGCGGCACCAGGGAAAGCCTCAAGGATTATTTTCTTTCCTTCGAGCCCAGAGAGATGGTGGACCGTATGATGGCCGGAGTCCGTTGGCACGAGATGGCCGATACCCGCAGGCTGTCTCTGGCGGATAAGCTCAGCACCGACGATCCCTTCGCGATCGACCCCCTTCCCAACCTCTACTTCACCAGAGATCCCTTCGCCACCATGGGCAGCGGGATAACCCTCAACCATATGCGTACCGACACGAGAAACAGGGAGACCTTGTTCGCCAAGTATATTTTCGAGAACCATCCCCGTTTTGCCGAGTGCGAGATTCCCATATGGTTCGATCGAGACGAGCATACCTCCCTGGAGGGAGGGGACGAGCTGATCCTCAGTCCGAAGGTGTTGGCTATCGGTATTTCACAGAGGACCGATGCCGCTTCGGTGGAGACCCTGGCGGAGAATATCTTCCGAGACGGTCAGACTTTCGAGACCATACTGGCTTTCAATATCCCCAAGAAGAGGGCCTTCATGCATCTGGATACGGTCTTCACCATGGTGGACAGGGACAAGTTCACCATCCATCCCGAGATAGAGGGGCCGTTGCAGGTCTTCTCGATAAGGAAGGACGGAGACGGCCTCAAGATAGAGGAGATGACCGCTACTTTGGAGGAGATCCTCAAGAGCACCCTGAAGCTGGACGACGTAACCCTCATCCGTTGTGCCGGAGGAGATCCGGTGGACGCCCCCAGAGAGCAGTGGAACGACGGTTCCAACACCTTGGCCATAGCTCCCGGCGAGGTGGTGGTCTACTCCAGAAACTACGTCACCAACGAGCTTCTCAGGGATAACGGCATAAAGACCTAC
- a CDS encoding acetyltransferase: MRDVFVLGAGGHGKVVIATLKALGYQVVAVLDDDEKLWGSEVSGITVAGPMDVVRESKNPSAVIAVGINETRRKIARRMEGVDWISAVHPSAIVDPSVKIGPGTVVFAGAVIQPNSVLGNHAIINTGATVDHDCLIGNFVHVAPGCNLAGAVTLEEGAFMGIGSRAVPGVTVGAWTTVGAGATVVYDLPGGITAVGTPARPVR; encoded by the coding sequence ATGAGAGACGTTTTCGTTCTCGGTGCGGGAGGACACGGCAAGGTGGTCATAGCCACATTAAAGGCCCTGGGATACCAAGTGGTCGCCGTACTGGACGACGACGAAAAACTGTGGGGATCTGAGGTATCGGGAATAACCGTAGCGGGTCCTATGGATGTCGTCAGGGAATCTAAGAACCCCTCGGCTGTTATAGCAGTGGGGATCAACGAGACCAGACGAAAAATCGCCCGGAGAATGGAGGGGGTGGATTGGATCTCCGCCGTTCACCCGTCCGCTATCGTCGATCCCTCGGTAAAAATAGGACCGGGCACGGTGGTCTTCGCCGGGGCGGTGATCCAGCCGAACTCGGTTCTGGGAAACCACGCCATAATAAACACCGGAGCCACGGTGGACCACGACTGCCTCATAGGGAACTTCGTCCACGTGGCGCCGGGATGCAACCTGGCCGGGGCCGTGACCCTGGAGGAGGGGGCATTCATGGGCATAGGAAGCCGAGCCGTCCCAGGCGTCACAGTCGGAGCCTGGACCACCGTCGGAGCGGGAGCCACCGTCGTGTATGACCTGCCGGGAGGCATCACAGCGGTGGGAACGCCTGCCAGACCCGTTCGCTAG
- a CDS encoding DegT/DnrJ/EryC1/StrS family aminotransferase produces the protein MTTQRERIILSPPHMSGDELGFVHEAFESGWIAPLGPQVDAFERETSDYIGRPQALALSSGTAALHLGLRLLGVETGDVVLCSSLTFIASVSPVTFMGAKPYFVDSDEDTWNMSPRALERAIDDLSSKGIKPKAAIVAELYGQAPKWDELMPIFDRHDIPVLEDSAEALGADYDGRKCGTFGRYSVLSYNGNKIITTSGGGMLLLDDVESREKAFFWATQARDKAPWYQHSEIGYNYRMSNVLAAIGRGQMLHLDERVEAKRAVYKRYEKAFSDIPGIALMPEAKKGRSSMWLTSITVDPDETGTTAMDIWKALGDENIESRPVWKPMHLQPVFEGCGYASHDDGISVGDRLFENGLCLPSGTSMTEQQQDRVIETVKKALKR, from the coding sequence TTGACTACGCAACGGGAACGAATAATACTGTCCCCGCCCCACATGAGCGGAGACGAGCTTGGTTTCGTCCACGAAGCCTTCGAATCGGGCTGGATAGCCCCTCTGGGGCCTCAGGTGGACGCATTCGAGAGGGAGACGTCCGATTACATAGGAAGGCCTCAGGCCCTGGCACTCAGCTCGGGCACGGCGGCGCTCCATCTGGGGCTGCGGCTTCTGGGCGTAGAGACCGGAGACGTGGTGCTGTGCTCCAGTCTGACCTTCATAGCGTCGGTCAGTCCTGTCACCTTCATGGGAGCCAAGCCCTACTTCGTCGACTCCGACGAGGACACCTGGAACATGTCGCCTCGGGCCCTGGAGCGCGCCATAGACGACCTGTCGTCCAAGGGAATAAAACCCAAGGCGGCCATAGTGGCGGAGCTATACGGCCAGGCCCCCAAATGGGACGAACTCATGCCTATCTTCGACCGCCACGACATCCCGGTGCTGGAGGACTCGGCGGAGGCTCTGGGAGCCGACTACGACGGCAGAAAGTGCGGCACATTCGGGCGCTACTCGGTTCTTTCCTACAACGGGAACAAGATAATAACCACCTCCGGAGGAGGAATGCTCCTGCTGGACGACGTCGAATCCAGGGAGAAGGCCTTCTTCTGGGCCACCCAGGCCAGGGACAAGGCTCCCTGGTATCAGCACAGCGAGATAGGCTACAACTACAGGATGAGCAACGTCCTGGCCGCCATAGGCAGAGGGCAGATGCTCCACCTGGACGAGAGAGTCGAGGCCAAAAGGGCCGTCTACAAAAGATACGAAAAGGCATTCTCGGACATTCCGGGAATCGCCCTGATGCCCGAGGCCAAGAAGGGAAGATCCTCCATGTGGCTCACCTCCATAACCGTCGATCCCGACGAGACCGGCACCACCGCCATGGACATATGGAAGGCCCTGGGAGACGAGAACATAGAGAGCCGACCGGTCTGGAAACCCATGCACCTTCAGCCGGTATTCGAGGGCTGCGGCTACGCCTCCCACGACGACGGTATAAGCGTCGGAGACAGACTCTTCGAGAACGGCCTGTGCCTTCCCTCCGGCACCTCCATGACGGAACAGCAGCAAGACAGGGTCATAGAGACGGTAAAGAAGGCCCTGAAACGGTGA
- a CDS encoding NAD-dependent epimerase/dehydratase family protein, with amino-acid sequence MKGKKALVTGGAGFIGSHLCDLLIDRGWTVSVLDDLSGTDGSNIEHLEGKGVELYRGDIRDLALMERLQASVDGVFHLAAMVSVPRSVREPKECYEVNVTAFSDMLELLKDRPVPVVYASSAAIYGEGADDGPRRETELPMPQSPYGASKAMDELVAAAASRCWGIPSVGLRFFNVYGPRQNPEGPYASVIPRFTTALLDGRAVTVFGDGEQTRDFIHVKDVARVMVRAAEEAQSIGGSVMNVGSGRRASVNEVYTLLSRLVPEKESPSFELERPGDIRHSFADLSRLRSLMDLSSFQSLEGGIDDTVSYYRQRGGL; translated from the coding sequence ATGAAAGGGAAAAAAGCCCTCGTAACGGGAGGAGCGGGTTTCATAGGGTCTCATCTCTGCGATCTTTTGATCGACAGAGGATGGACCGTATCCGTTCTCGACGATCTCTCCGGTACGGATGGTTCCAATATAGAACATCTAGAGGGTAAGGGAGTGGAGCTCTACAGAGGGGATATTCGGGATCTTGCTCTGATGGAACGTCTTCAGGCGTCGGTCGACGGGGTCTTCCATCTGGCCGCCATGGTATCGGTTCCCAGGTCCGTACGGGAGCCTAAGGAGTGTTACGAGGTAAACGTGACCGCCTTTTCCGATATGCTCGAGCTACTGAAAGACAGGCCCGTTCCGGTGGTATACGCCAGCTCCGCCGCCATCTACGGAGAGGGAGCCGACGACGGACCGAGACGGGAGACCGAGCTTCCTATGCCTCAGTCTCCCTACGGTGCAAGCAAGGCCATGGACGAGCTGGTGGCAGCTGCGGCTTCCCGCTGTTGGGGTATCCCTTCGGTGGGGCTTCGGTTCTTCAACGTCTACGGTCCCAGGCAGAATCCGGAGGGACCCTACGCCTCGGTCATACCTCGTTTTACCACGGCTCTTCTGGACGGTCGTGCCGTGACGGTATTCGGAGACGGAGAGCAGACCAGGGATTTCATCCACGTTAAAGACGTCGCCAGGGTTATGGTGAGGGCCGCCGAGGAGGCCCAGTCCATAGGCGGTTCGGTCATGAACGTGGGAAGCGGCCGCAGGGCGTCGGTGAACGAGGTCTACACGCTGTTGTCCCGATTGGTTCCGGAAAAAGAGTCTCCTTCTTTCGAGCTGGAGAGGCCCGGCGACATCAGGCACAGCTTCGCCGATCTATCCAGGCTTAGGAGCCTGATGGACCTTTCTTCCTTTCAATCCCTGGAGGGCGGCATAGACGACACAGTCTCCTATTATCGACAGAGAGGCGGCCTCTGA
- the wecB gene encoding non-hydrolyzing UDP-N-acetylglucosamine 2-epimerase — MAKGRNKVVVLAFGTRPEAIKMAPVYRALSMRDGLIPKILLTGQHREQLRQALEIFEISADANLDVMTDRQTLPDLAAKILPQTAEALRELEADYVLVHGDTLTTFAVAWAAFLERIPVGHVEAGLRSGSMSEPFPEEANRVLTDVICDLYFAPTETSRDNLLREGKREDRIVVTGQTGVDAILYAARKGTLPVEMPRSERIVTVTLHRRENWPVLPGLAEAVASIAREHRDHLFVYPVHLNPAVRESVWPILEKEPNVLLLDPLGYGAMAALLSASRLILTDSGGLQEEGASLGVPVAVARNVTERPEGVEAGILTLVGNDPKNLKEAVSSLLDDDVRLARMASCTNPYGDGRASERIAKALDCMVEG; from the coding sequence ATGGCGAAAGGCAGGAATAAGGTAGTCGTCCTGGCCTTCGGGACCAGGCCGGAGGCCATAAAGATGGCCCCGGTCTACAGGGCCCTTTCCATGCGAGACGGCCTGATTCCCAAGATACTGCTCACAGGGCAGCACAGGGAACAGCTTCGCCAGGCATTGGAGATCTTCGAGATATCCGCCGACGCGAATCTGGACGTAATGACAGACCGCCAGACCCTTCCGGATCTGGCGGCCAAGATTCTTCCCCAGACCGCCGAAGCCCTGAGGGAACTTGAGGCGGATTACGTCCTGGTTCACGGAGATACCCTGACCACCTTTGCCGTGGCCTGGGCGGCCTTTCTTGAGAGAATTCCGGTGGGGCACGTCGAGGCGGGGCTTCGCTCCGGATCCATGTCCGAGCCCTTCCCGGAGGAGGCCAACAGGGTGTTGACCGACGTCATATGCGATCTGTACTTCGCCCCTACCGAGACCTCAAGGGACAATTTGCTTCGGGAGGGAAAGAGGGAGGACCGTATAGTGGTGACCGGTCAGACCGGCGTGGACGCCATACTATACGCCGCCCGAAAGGGGACCCTGCCTGTCGAGATGCCCCGGTCGGAAAGGATCGTTACGGTGACCCTCCACAGGAGGGAAAACTGGCCCGTTCTGCCAGGCCTGGCCGAGGCGGTGGCCTCGATAGCCAGGGAGCATCGGGACCATCTCTTCGTCTATCCGGTCCATCTCAACCCTGCCGTACGTGAGTCGGTGTGGCCGATTTTGGAGAAAGAGCCCAACGTTCTTCTTCTGGATCCTCTGGGATACGGGGCCATGGCGGCGTTGCTGTCCGCCAGCCGTCTCATACTGACCGATTCGGGAGGGCTCCAGGAGGAGGGTGCTTCTCTTGGGGTTCCTGTGGCCGTCGCCAGAAACGTCACGGAGAGGCCCGAGGGGGTGGAGGCCGGCATACTGACTTTGGTCGGCAACGATCCTAAGAACCTGAAGGAGGCCGTGTCGTCTCTTCTGGACGACGATGTCCGTTTGGCCCGTATGGCGTCGTGTACCAATCCCTACGGGGACGGAAGGGCGTCGGAGAGGATAGCGAAAGCCCTCGACTGTATGGTCGAGGGCTAG
- a CDS encoding sugar transferase: MKNPHPSVTDPIKRAVDICLAAAGIVALSPILAAVSLAVRIKLGRPIFFEQRRPGLNGRIFHMIKFRTMTDGRDESGELLPDEKRLPPFGRFLRSTSLDELPELFNVLKGDMSLVGPRPLLVEYLPLYSPEQSRRHLVRPGVTGWAQVNGRNALSWEDKFSLDIWYVDNWSRKLDWKILFMTVKSVFFREGISSGDHATMPPFGGSR, from the coding sequence GTGAAAAATCCCCATCCATCCGTAACCGATCCGATCAAGAGAGCCGTCGACATATGCCTGGCGGCTGCCGGCATCGTGGCACTGTCTCCGATACTGGCAGCCGTTTCCCTGGCTGTTCGGATCAAGCTGGGCCGTCCCATATTCTTCGAGCAGAGAAGGCCGGGGCTTAACGGACGGATCTTTCACATGATAAAGTTCCGCACAATGACCGACGGCAGAGACGAAAGCGGAGAGCTCCTGCCGGACGAAAAGAGGCTTCCTCCCTTCGGACGGTTCCTCCGCAGCACCAGCCTGGACGAACTGCCCGAGCTGTTCAACGTCCTGAAGGGAGACATGAGCCTGGTGGGGCCCAGGCCTCTGCTGGTCGAATACCTACCTCTCTACAGCCCGGAACAGTCCAGACGCCATCTGGTCCGACCGGGTGTAACCGGCTGGGCTCAGGTAAACGGAAGAAACGCCCTGTCCTGGGAGGATAAGTTCTCCCTGGACATATGGTACGTGGACAACTGGTCCAGAAAACTGGACTGGAAGATACTCTTCATGACGGTGAAATCGGTGTTCTTCAGGGAAGGCATAAGCTCGGGAGACCACGCCACCATGCCGCCTTTCGGAGGCTCCCGATGA
- a CDS encoding winged helix-turn-helix domain-containing protein has translation MLESLITSKTRVRLLLKLFLNPGSSGYLRELADEFGESTNSVRVELNRLAEAGLLESSTEGRTKVYRANSGHPLFPEIQGLVRKTMGIDRLVESVVAKLGDVKLAFVTGDYARGVNSGLMDLVLVGSIDREYLQGLVSRLESDLGIKIRWLVLDDDEFERLKVTFEGQDALVIWKREENRS, from the coding sequence ATGCTTGAATCTCTGATAACGTCCAAGACGCGGGTGCGTCTTCTTCTAAAATTGTTTCTGAATCCCGGATCCTCTGGATACCTTAGGGAACTGGCCGACGAGTTTGGCGAGTCGACCAACTCGGTCAGGGTGGAGCTGAACCGCCTGGCCGAAGCGGGATTGCTAGAGTCCTCCACGGAAGGCAGGACCAAGGTCTATCGGGCCAACAGCGGACATCCGTTGTTCCCGGAGATACAGGGGCTCGTCCGAAAGACCATGGGAATAGATCGTCTGGTCGAGTCTGTCGTGGCCAAACTGGGTGACGTAAAACTGGCTTTCGTCACCGGCGATTACGCCAGAGGGGTGAACTCCGGGCTTATGGACCTGGTCCTGGTGGGATCCATCGACAGGGAGTACCTACAGGGACTGGTTTCCCGTCTGGAATCGGATCTGGGAATAAAGATAAGGTGGCTGGTTCTGGACGACGACGAGTTCGAAAGGCTAAAGGTTACCTTCGAGGGGCAGGATGCTTTGGTCATCTGGAAGAGAGAGGAGAACCGGTCATGA